tacgccatacAGTAGAATCCACCCTCCCAAGATGACAGACGAGTAGGTGCATGGAATACGCCAATTTTAGAAATATTCAATGATTCTTTTTGAACTCAATAGTTTATCAATTATACAATAAACAATGATAAAACCAAGCAGAATATGATAAGCTTCAAATAAATATCATATAAACAGACTGATAAATAAGGGAGCAGAAAGAGAGAGCGAAAGCTGTGACCGGAAGCGCGAACAACAACCACAGGACCAAGGGGGTGAAAGTTCTCTTCAAATATTAGGGAAGAATTTtcattactattattaattattaactgCTTAACCAGGTGGAGgcgcatctccgaaatactgagagccaggtaatTACACCCAAGAAAGCAGAAGTTAGGATGTCAAGCAGTttatccaaggtcaacattgctatactgcgaggacaacaaccaacaaacactcCTGATGAAAAAGCAGGcactagcaaaagcacgtcgGAGATAAATACATCAGATGTCAGGAAGGGGACTGGTCTCAGTGGTGCAACGGcaccaaaaaattcaaacctgaaCGCAAGGGGGGAGAAAAGCCGGACAGGtaaggggtgaaggcaggaatcaagaAGCCCACCATTAGCCATtgttagtgcggtcaagggcgttcgactggccatactgtcaAAAATGTTTACGAGctaatactcactcgtgaaaaGCAGGAAAcaatcgaagaccttgtcgtcaggcaaatGTGGAAGGAATGAATTATGAAACTTTTGTTTCCCGGGATAcgatttcgaccaggtcatatactggcgGACTGCACGGCGAAAGACACTACAGAGTGGTTTAAGACCATAGTCCCTAAATTGCTAGGCTGCGaaagagcagaactgtcaacatgataTATCAGGAGCACACAGTTTTTCTCACGAAAACTACAAAAATTGAGTCAAAAGgtctcatggacctcctaatcgctcagaagcaaggtggagagcaagggtagactcctcacgatggGGGTGGATGAccaatccctggaggcaatcaaaggTTGGAGTTGCCATACCAGCTGTCGATTTGGGAACATActtgtgcatgtgcacaggaaaACGCCGAGGAAAGGCACCtcagaggagacaccgggtgaaaagcataccgaggtccccgaggAACTCTCGAAAGCCATGGCGGAAAGACTGGAACAGCGAGAGAAGTAGATCTGCTGCccggtgaagagcagaagctggacgacctagacatAGGatttctagggctcagggtggacagcgacgcgcagaaaagcaccatgtcggaggaggagggcgatattctgacagtggagaagagctccaaactataatggagccaatgaccagcactaagatagcacAGATAAAACTTCACCAAGCGAAAACTGCATCtgtagtaattgcaagggcaagttccaaggagaacattggaatagtgctgcaCCTCCGATTGTAGACATTTGCACTTTACAACGTTGAGTACTAGACCGGACTCAAGGAGACGTTACACTCGAGGTGTTCTAAATGTTCGGACCTAGAGGAAGACTCGACCtgaacatcatcatcacatcacatcaaATATAGGAAACAGAAGAGttgatgaatctttgaaaggtttgcgccgcattgcatagtccaaaagtcatcctagtgtactcgaagagtccgaaagttgTCCATGTTGGCGTTTTCGGAGTGCCTTCGGCAGCTACATGgatctgatggtatgccttgagtAAGTCCAAGGTTGAGAGAACATGGCAGTTAACGATGTTGAGTTCAAAGTCGTTGATGAGTGGGATGGGGTAGCGGTCAGGAATGGTTTGAGCATTCAGACATTTGTAGTCGCTACAaagtctccattcgccattggatttagggGCCATGTGAAGTGGGGAAGACTAAcgactgtctgaaggtctgcaaaaaCCCTGGTCaagaagttcttcaaactcttttCGCGCAACTGTGAGCTCCTGCGGTGATAATGGACGCCACTTAGAGAAAAAtagggagccagtagtgttgatgtggtgctgaaaatCATACTTAACGGACTCAaagagactacgctcggtagtaatgttgcggtatttttgtgTGAAGTGCGCAAAGACGTGCATCGGTAAAGTCTTCAAAAACAATGGGAAGAGTGCTGGGTGAGAAGGATGAGATTTTCTCTAATGGCTAAAGGAAAATTGTGGGAAATAGCAAACCACCGTGGCACAGGAGATCCGCCCCTAAGATGAGAATGATGATGTCCGCGATTATGAAACGTTAAAAAAACTTTCGCCGAAGTCCTGAACTCAAGTCTACTTTcctgtagccatacgtgcggattgacgaagaatttgctgccgcgagtttCAGTCATTGCGGTGTTAATTAATGATGTCGGGAtatgggaagaaccgaaacttaaGCGCCTGTATTAACCAGGTAGTTATACCAGCTCAAGGGCTCGTACATTGagaggcgacgtggtactgcatTTCGGATAGCAATCGCTAGAACTCCgggcaaatctgatttgtttGCAGAGAAATTTCAGGGCTGGTACATTTTGAAGTCTTTTCAGCGAACGTGCGATGGTACCACCATGTCCCAGAGCTTGCCAAACGTACCGACGACCTACGAACAGATCGCGTATTTCGAGAGGCGGATCTAGCCCTTGATCTAATCCTACTCCCCGAACACAGAGCGCCGACGGCCTCTGTCAACTCAGAGACGTTCTTCGCTAACGCTGCACCATCTGTtgcagctgagccacctggCTTGAGTTGTCGCGGGATATCTCACCAACCACGGGTCTTAGGCGGCCCTCACGAATTTTATCCGTGCTGACGACCAACTTATCCAGAGACCTCGAATCCACGCAAGTCAGGATGGCCTAAGTGCTCTCTGAAAGCCTTTGCAGCCACACCTTGTCGCTActcaactgcttcatttcacgcaACAGTTGGGTTGGTGCACGGTTACCTAGCATTAGCACTGTAAGTAAGCGTTTAAATTTAGCCATCTTACTTACTGGCAGGCGTTTTACGAGCTATTCTTTTAATTGCTTAGAAGAGCAGGTCTCGAGGACGTCGGAGGCAAGATCAACTGCCTTCTCGTCCAGCCCGACCAAAACGAACGGTATCCGCTATGATTGGGCCAAAGTGAATTGGGACTCGAGTTTAAGGAACCATGCTGCCGAGCACGGTTGCGGTAGTTACTGAGGATATCGTTGCGAAAACGAACAACTCAAGAGGGAAAACGGGCAAGTGGAACGAGCGGAGTTCGAGAATTAAAGAAGCGAAAGAGCCAAGGGGAAGAAAAAGATCCTGCGTTGTCTCTTATGGCCACTACGATTGACACTTGCCCGCATCTGACACTCAAGTTGCTCGTTCCACCACACTGGGTTTCCCAACCGCCAATATACTTTTAAGGATTCAGATCACTAGAGCACGTGATGTTAGTTCATGGAACATGATCAGCGACCTACGGAGATTGTTTTTAGCCAGGGCTGGTCGTCCTGATCATGGCCTTGAGTGCATGTCagtaagaagaagaaaagcttGCCTCTTATAAAAACTTGACCCCAGATGCAAGCTGTGACCGATAATATTATAGTTTTTCATGCGCTTCCCAAGAAGCATCCCCAAAGTGTCATCTAGTGTTGTGCAATTTGGACGATCATCATTGGACCATTTTGGAGAttgcaaaatacaaaatatttcagaaatttcaaacaaaaaaacaaaaacgaaaggATACTCACCTTCTAAAATCACGACTCCAACACGCATATATTACAGGATTCATACTTGAATTGATCCAGCCTAGCCACGTGACCACGGCCGAGACAATTTCTTCATGTGCTATACATTGAATACAAAAACCCGATAATAAATTAACTACAAAGAATGGCAGCCAACAAACAATAAACACGCCCATCACGATTCCTAACGTTTTGGCCGCTTTCTTCTCCTTCGCGAATTTCGCCAGTTTCCGGGAAAGTGAAAAATTCTTTCCCAGATGACGATGACGTGCCAAGCCGTTGTTATGCAGGGCGGACAAAGGTTCCTCCTCTGGCTCCTCGGGCGTTGACGTGGTAGTCGCGGAAGAgtggtgatgatgatgttgatgagagTGATGATGCGGCTCACGGGTAGTCCCGCCGCGATGAATACGAAGCGTTAGTTGCAATTCCCCCGAAGCCATCAGTACTTGTTTTGTACCGATCTTAAGAGATCGGGTTTGTACGACGGCAGCACGATAAATACGACAATAAGTGAAAACCATTACTAAAAGCGGTAGATAAAAAGATATTGTCGACGAAAACACTAAATAGCCTAAATGTTCTGTGAATGTACATTTGTATGGGGGCATGTCGCCCTCACGTGCAGCCCTCCACCACACTATCGCGGGAAAACTTATTGCACCCGAACATATCCACACTGCACAGATGAGCATTACCGCTCTGTTTCGCGTCATACGCATCGGATACGAAAAAGGATCTGTTATCGCCCAGTACCGGTCCAGCGAAATCACGCACAGATTCAGTATAGACGCCGTACTGAAAAGGACATCCAACGACCGCCAGATATCACACCAATCCGTCCCGAAAAACCAAGTCTTCTGTAGAACCTCGTAGAGGGCGGAAAATGGCATCACCACGAGCCCCACTAGACAATCAGCCACAGCCAGGCTTGTTATGAAGTAATTCGTCGCCGTATGCAAATATCGCTCACGGACAACAGCCAAAATAACGAGTGAGTTACCGAAAACGGTGGCAAACGAGAATAGGAACAGGAACGTTAGCAGACTGACACGATCATTGGACATCGACTCGAGATACTCCTGAAAATCAGGCTGACCGGTAGGCAGACAGCAGTTCCCATTGAGATCGTAGAGGTCGAAGTCGAAAGTTCTATTATCGGTTGTTGTGTTGATCCAAACATACTCCAAACTTGCATTATTCATTATCATATCTTGGGATCGTTTTAAGGATCAGCGAGATTGTATCCTGAAACCACTTATTTCCGGAAGGCGATCAACTGGGCGGTCATAATATTGATTCTTTTCATGTAGTCCTGTTCAGGCTAGCACCTGGTGTGTTGTCAATGTTCTACTTCGAATCGTACATTTGAACCAAACCGTCTGGGTACGGTTGGTTCTGCAGAATCTGGTTGTCCTTGAGAACATTTTTCTGTTTCGGATTAAATTTACTAAAGAATCCTTCAGAAGTCAGTAACTTGCAATAGGTGCATCCGTTTTCATGTTTATGCTGAAGTTGAATTTCCAAGTAAAATTTTGGGACAGCTTCCCACTTGTCATGATGAAAGCCTGAAACGAGGTAgatgaaaaaaaactattaGAGTCTGATCCTTGGCTTGAATGAAATGTTTTTGAAACGAAATCTCTAAAAAGTATAGAAACCACACAAATGATATCCTTTACGAACACGTCCTACGCTAATTATCCAAGCGCACATTTTATCCTCTGTAAGGACGaatattcttttcaaatttgggCTCAAAGCTGAATATCGCATTGGAGCAGCAGCTGGTAAGTCCTGACTGAAAAGGGTCTGCAATTATGAGATGCAGACAACCATAAACGGTCCTGTGGCTTATGAATATCTACGAGAAAAGTTAAATATCTTTCACTGAATATGAGGAGGTATTTCGTGTAGTTTGGTAGGTTCAACTTTGTCTGGTCTAACCTACAAAGTTTTGCCTCGGCCTAGATAGTCCCAGCTTGCATTGTTTGCTAATCGGCCTTGAACTGCAGGATTATGGCTTCTACAAGACCTTTCTGCCTGTGAAAGGCAACTTTTCGACGAAAATCGCAGTTATCCGCTTCCCACACGGGCTGTTTTCATCAAAATAGATTTATCAGTGCATCCCTTCCAATGGAAACGCGCTTCCTCTTGATTAATTTAAAGCTTTCGCTGATGAACGAGTTGCATCAAAGTTTAGATAACGCTGAAATTGTGATTTATCTAGTGTTACGATTCGTGAAGCGAAAAACCCCATGCCAACTTTTACATTCGGTTCCATATCTCCGGGCGCTATCTGCTTCCCACGGAGTCAAtacatttaattaaaaatttcccaACATGAGTTGTCATCTGTCAGGAAATTCGTCCTTTCAGCAGCAAATCTGCCCCGTCTACTTCGCAATTTTTTCGCCCACTGAGTTGATGAGTGAGGCTGTCGCGCGACATGGCACCGTTGAAGCCACGCCATTCACGTACCCGCTTGGCCTTGTAATGTACGCAGGATAACAAAATCGTGAGATAATTCCTGTGCTCGTGACTTGACTGCTTCAGTGCCAGCATGGGTGTCCTCCCGTGGTGAGGTGATGgttggaggtgaagcatcaattCCATTACCTCATTATTATTCAGCATTACACATGCAATGCACATTTGACTTTTTGCTGAGCAGCTCAGGAGGGAAGCAAGGATCCGAGGGTATCGTAGGATATTGTTGTTATCATTCACAGACTTGGGTTACTGATGCGAGTGGTGACTGTGCAAGTCAATGACTGAGTTTTATTTTAGAATAGAATTAGAAACTCTTGAGGTTACGGATGAGGAGGATATCATGAATGGAAAGGATCTGCTCGATGCTATTCAAACATGTGAGTGGGTGGTGTTTGTGGGTATTGAATGGAAGGTAATTTACGTAACAGAATGGATAACATTTAATGGGAGTCGACTTGATTCCGAGTTCTTTTCCAATTTACTGAGATTCTTTAAATTGTAACAAAAACATTGTTCGTTGTTTTGTGTATCGTTAAATGTCCCTGGAACTGCTCAATTGAACCATCTACCTTTATCGGAACAATGGGGTTCAAAATTCTCTCATTGACAAAAGGATTCAAAGAGGTTTAAAGCTGGGAACAGGGTGTTTgagatatgaaaagttttgtcctTCTTTGATATAAAACTGTAGACATATAATCATATCCACCAAGATAGAATTCAACTGAGGTCGTTCATCACTGTTTCAGTGAGCCTTCGATTGCTTCCCCTCAGCTTCGGTCCTCAAACCAGTGTAAACTAGTGACAGTGAGAACTACATATACCCATCATCGAAGACTTCCCTCTCCCGACCTTTCACAATGGACGCAACCCCTTATCATTCGCGGATACCTTAATTTCTCATATAATCATAACAGCTTATGTCATTGACCTAACGGAACATCTTTGCCTCAATTACCGCCAGGCGCCtaccattgtcttttatagtcagtcaacactcagaaccgtagggGATAGCAGGGTTGTTTTtatgtcgatcataaagaacaccagttgccaGTTCCAGTGCGCTCAGTATGCGGTGATCCATCAGGAACGGCTTCACTGTCAGAGATAGTGGGAAAATAGCTGGCGTCTTACGAAAATATAGACGATTAATATTTTACTATGTTCAgtataaaatatagtaaaacgggacaattgttttgttttgttgccAGGcgatggttgaggttgatttttattaacttcatttgccgGCGTGGTTCAACTCTTTCCTAAATGACAAAAACTTTCTTCCGCCTGCAATGTACCAGCCACTCACGCCTCCTTCCTCCCTGCGCAACATGCATCCTGGATCCTCAGAGCAATCCTTGATGAGATGACACTCTTTCCCCCTTTTTAGCCTCTCATGTGGACTGGTGCATATTGCTGCTAAGTGGCCAAACACAAGACACCTGAAGCATATATTTTGACGTATCCGCTAACTGAGTCAGCACATGAAACAGGTGATCCCTACTTCGCCCACTGGAATCAATCTAACCGCTACTCCTACCCCGGACGAACTAAGAATGGCAGTTCACATACCTCCACATATTTTCCTAAtcttttttatggcactctgtcCTTTATCTCGGATTACTCTTTCAATGCAGCGTAGATATAGATCCCGATAAGTGATCTCGTCTGCTTGCCGGAGAGAGCTATATGCGAGGAGGCCGACATCAACCTGTGGGAAGGACCCTATAGAGCAATAATGGCTAAGCTGAAAGGAAGCAACGTTCTGCGAACCATATGTCCAGTTTTATTGCAAAGAATAGTAACCACTCTGTTTCCACACCAAATCAAATGCACTATTGCGGCCGTAAGAGAATATCTCCCAAAGGACATTtaaactatgatcttaccattGTCTACAACAAGCTAGGGGCTAAATAAGCATCTGGattggacggaataccgaaagtgGCTTTGAAAGCAGCGATAAAGGCAAAACCGGAGTGGTCCATTTCCACTTTTAAGACCTGTTTCGCGACTAAATGGAAGAAACAGATGCTGTGATAAGTCAAATCGTGGAGTAGAGGCATATGCTTCTCCTAAGGCGGATCTAGCAGGTGAATGCGGACCAAATAGGAACTATCTGATGATGGAGGAAGTTCTGGAAAAAAAGTTTTCTCAAGTAGCGAATTCAATCACACATTAGGCATGGCTAGATACATACTCAACATACTGTTTGTCTACAAGAATATATCGTATTGATCTTTAATAGGTAGTTCTAAACCCTATTTAGGGAATATTTACACAATTATGTAAATTGACCTGCCTGCTCTGTTTATATGCCAAAAATTCATAATGTCTTTCATGAGCTTCGACTTTCCTCTTTCTTTGCTCCTTCAacaactcctcctgtatttgaACGATGCGTAAGCCATAAGGCAGTTCTCCTCGGACCTCAGCAACTAAGTTGTCCAGGCTTACGCTTCCGCCCAATACTTGGTTTAGGTTTGTTTTCCCTATTCCggatcttgggcagtgaaacaacACATGCTCTCCAACAAGTACCATTCCTAGAGTCATAAAACCTAAAGCGGTGAAGATACTACCTGTAACAATCgctgtgtcccgtgaggaactggataaTTTGGTACTTGGTGTCTCCACTTAGTTACTCCGCTCTGCGACGGgaaagcaagcaccccattatatatgatattccacaacaggggactaaGTAGGAAACCCTGTGGTAACCCGAATGTGACGAGGAACTCTTCGGGACCTTCATCCGTCCAGTAACAGAGAGGGTACCCATAGTCCTCTCCGAGATGCAAGCACATGATACTCCACAACagaggaccaagtaccgatccctgtggtactcgAGCTGTGACAATGCACTCTTTGGTGCCCTCATCCATTCCGTACTAGAGTGCTCTCTCTGAGAGGTATTTTTTCCGGGGACGCTAACGTCTGCCAACGCTGCTTCAATTCTGTTCCAATTGGCTGAGTTGAAtgtgtttttgacatccagtgcCAACACAGCACAGCAGTCGTCAGAAATTAGTgcgccttttgccaggtttaccaccatgtgaATTGAGTCCACCGTAAAGTGGGCATGTCGGAAACCGAACTGACGTTCCgacattgctggcttcgacgataggtagaagtctgttgtagatgaatcACATAATCTCCCCATTGTATCTCGCAAGCAAATAGAACGATACGAAGCTGCCAGATGGCCTGCCTGGTTTCGAAAGCAAAacaaacttttgcttttcccactgcacagggaatattccttcttttaagcaCGCCTCGAAAGTGTCGGAGAAAAGGTCTAACCTAGACTTCACTGCAAGTTTCAAATTTCAGTTGCGGATACCATTCAAACCTGGAgtcttgttgtcaccgatcctaccacatatttcacgCAACTCCTTAACAGGTGCTGGAGGTATTATGACTTCATTTAGCTTGACAACCGTTTGCCTTCCCCTTTTTTTATGGCGAAGGAACAAAGGAGGCGCGGacctggggtgatctccgcagcTTTTTCACTACCACCCTGTAGGCCTCGCCCTAAGGGTTTATACCGGCACGGTCACAGAGCAGTTTAaagcagttccttttgctcAACGAACAGCTTCTTTTAGGCGCAGTTGCTAATGTGTCTGTTCTCGACCATTACCACCGgcctttcccctgagcctctgactAAGTTTCCTTATCTAAAAACTTGCGATTTCTTTGTTCCGCCTTCTGACATAGCACCGTCGCATGCTCCCGTCACCCATCGAGAGATTTGAACGGCTTTTTCTCTAGCCGCACCCTTCAGGGATATGACGGGTTTCAGCGCCGcgaaaaacgtgtccccctcaaaaGCTATCGCTGTTCAGCCGAGCATATAATTCGGCATTTTGCTagaactctttttcgaactCAATTTGTCCTTGATTTCCCTACAGATTGCCAAGTGGTCGCTGAGACATGCCAAACGACTCTACTGGGTAAAGCGGCACTCACGTATATCAGGTCCATTATAGATCCCAGGCTCCTTCCCCTCCCGGGTActtcattatttcctggaaggcttgttatCCATAAGCCCAAagtgctgcttggcccgtttgatcTTTGACCCAAATTTCGATATGGCTCattaattatggccacatcgatgttttcgtctcgggtggtttgcgagagtaggtgCGCcgtctcgcagtggttgaggttgatttgtatcaagctCATCTTCGATTTGTGTTAAGGGTTCTTTTGTGCTGCCTGCAATATGCCATTGATCCACACTGTGCTaccctttgcacagtaggtaATTTGGGTCAAGTCTGCAGTCCGTGCTGATATGGCTCTCCACTTCGCATCTCCTGCATGACTTTcacctgtcatttggactagtgcacACCTTCGCAATATGACCGaatccaaggcatctaaagcatcgcTTCAATGCCAACGGCTCCCTAAGCCAACACATAACCCATGCTATTCTCACTCACTTATTCTCACAGTGCGAGTGCTGCCTCTTCTGGTTTGTGCTCCCCCGTAAGCGTTTTCATCGCTGACTCCTGTGGTCTAACAAGATCGAATCGCTTCTCCATCGCTTCGTCAACCTCCTCCTGCGCGGTGATCTCGTCTACATCCTtgtagattatagtgatctccaaGTTGCTAGCCCTTTTGTCAGCTTCCTGTCCTAACGACTTTCCGATTTTGCTAAAGAATTTGTCCGCAGTTACATCGTTGAATTTTTTGAGCTCCAACATGAGATCTCCAATCCGGGACCGTTTAATGCGGCTGACATTATCTCCCAGGCTGTCAAGTTCGTGTGtgaatttatatgtatatatataataatg
The window above is part of the Hermetia illucens chromosome 3, iHerIll2.2.curated.20191125, whole genome shotgun sequence genome. Proteins encoded here:
- the LOC119651866 gene encoding LOW QUALITY PROTEIN: dopamine receptor 2 (The sequence of the model RefSeq protein was modified relative to this genomic sequence to represent the inferred CDS: substituted 1 base at 1 genomic stop codon) yields the protein MIMNNASLEYVWINTTTDNRTFDFDLYDLNGNCCLPTGQPDFQEYLESMSNDRVSLLTFLFLFSFATVFGNSLVILAVVRERYLHTATNYFITSLAVADCLVGLVVMPFSALYEVLQKTWFFGTDWCDIWRSLDVLFSTASILNLCVISLDRYWAITDPFSYPMRMTRNRAVMLICAVWICSGAISFPAIVWWRAAREGDMPPYKCTFTEHLGYLVFSSTISFYLPLLVMVFTYCRIYRAAVVQTRSLKIGTKQVLMASGELQLTLRIHRGGTTREPHHHSHQHHHHHSSATTTSTPEEPEEEPLSALHNNGLARHRHLGKNFSLSRKLAKFAKEKKAAKTLGIVMGVFIVCWLPFFVVNLLSGFCIQCIAHEEIVSAVVTWLGWINSSMNPVIYACWSRDFRRAFVRILCVCCPRKIRRKYQPTMRSKSQCHVAAMVATSTSVSYSSVNQFDSNRSIMXRQLSSCSSCSGSSSCGRNGSQRERGNSCTRCQSFHRHHFRRGRRRNSQLKMSTLQSPPSSIAQPTIVTTTGSSHQSAGKHCTFATTTTTIPNVSDHHSSLLPPQTLLRTGGMRKKSTIRGERTSLDDLTQHKPLQKCPSAQSQSSNSSNSSTIRIID